AGCATTAGAAATATGTTTTGCATAGTCATTTAGCGTGCGGGAATCATTGCTTAAATCGGTAAATTGAGGATGCTTGGCATTAGAAAACCCTTTGATAGGAATACCGTATTTCTTCCAGATTTGATCAATGATTTCAAAATGAAATGCTTCAGGAATACTCCGCAGTTTTGCGCAAGACCTAGGGCAAAATAGGACATACGGCACTTCATGATTATTAAAAGAAAACGCACGTGATAACCACGTATTCGCTTTTTCACTAACTGGCATCATGAATGGGTCTAATCCCAGACTTTCTAAAAAGAAATCAATCATGGCTAGATTGTCAAAATCTGGCCGGAACATAAAGTCAGATAAATCGATAGACGCATCAAAATCTGAAATACGATTAGCAGGACAAGGGAGATGTTTTATATGGAGCCGATTAGAACGGTTAATGTAAAGTGCTTCAACATAAGAAGGGGTAAATGAAGATCGCCAAAGCGTAATATGTAAGTGAGGGTAAGTATCTAACAACCACATCAGCACAGACATGCCAATAATTGAATCGCCTAATGTAATACCCATCCCATTGATAATTAACAGATTATGTATCTTGCTGTAATCCAGCCTAAATCGCTGAAGATGCGCATTATTAATCTTTACCGAAGTAGATAACAGCCTAAATTCACTCGCCTGCTGTTTGGCTGCGACCCTATCATAAGGCAACCAAACTTGATCACGCCTATCGAGCAGCGCTTGCGCGGTAAGCGAATCTTTATTCTGACGTAACGTTAATCTCTGTTGTTCTAAAAGCTCAATCATTTAAATGCATTACCATTCTTAATGGAATTGATTTAAAACATTAGCATTGGTGCGATTGGAAAAATAATAAAACAATCAACAAACTAGATCGTATTTGTAAATTTGCTATTCACTAAAAATAAACATTTGGTGACTAATTAGTCATCTAGTAGCATCTTCAATCCGTTGGAATATGCTGTAAAGATTTTCTGGCTAGAATGGCTGTGCTTAGCCATGTTTTGTGGTTAAGTGGCTGTTTTAAAAGAACGGCAACCTCTAAAGGAAGCATAAACCAAGCAAAATGTTGACATTAAAATTGTTAACATTTTTTTATTGCGAATCTGACTAACAAAAAAGAGTTGTAATAGTTAAGAACATTAACCTATAGAAATTCAAGTAAGAGATGTGGCTATACACTTAAATAGATATGGCTATTTTGAATGGTCTACAGGATTAGTTAATTGATGAAAAGAAATGATTGAGAATGGATAAATTGATCCCATCTTTATTGATGGTAGCCACTTGCCTTATCTTTGTTCTTTTGATGTATTGGTTAGGCTAAAACGTTTGTTTTCATTATTTTAATATCTGAGAAATATGTAAGGACTGCTTTCGGCCAAGCGATAGTTCTGAAGGTGGTTAACAATAAACAGCTTTACACTAGAGATCCAAACAAGCCAGACAAAAGTAGAATTCCCCCAGAGTCGAAGACAAAGCGCCTACTTATCGAGCCAATTACAGTGCAGAAGAACACTAACGGTTTTTTCAGCAACTTCTAAGCTATAACTTGCTATTGGTATATAGGAATTAATGATATTAACATTAGCAAATTTCACGAAATTAGATCAGCCTGTAAGGCAATTGGCCCGAGAGCTGAATCGTTTTGTGAAATTATCGATTGAACATGGAGACCCATGAGTGCCTTTACCAGCCCCTTTGTTGTGAGTAGCGATGGTAAAACCCATGTATGCAAACGCATTGAACTATCGGGTAAGGGAGGTTCTGGCTTTGATGAGAGATGGCTGCAAGAGCTACTTTTTCAGCAACCCGGATGTCTTCCTGTTCGCGAGATAGATCCGCACATTGGCATCTTGATTCCCATATGTATGGAGTTGGAAACGGGGGCTGGTCCGGCAGATATCTTGTATGTGACGCCTACCGGCCAACTCGTGATTGTCGAGACCAAGCTGTGGCGGAATTCAGAAGCTCGTCGCACGGTAGTGGCGCAAATTTTGGACTATGCAAAAGAGCTGACTGCATGGTCTTACGAAGATCTGGTACGGCAAACTGCTATGGCAAGCAAAATGGGGCCTAGGCATTTACTCGAATCCGTTAATCGTGCCGTACCAATGCTGGATGAAGCAAGTTTTATAGATGGGATCAATAGAAGTTTAAGAGACGGTGATTTTTTATTGCTAATTGCCGGGGATGGAATTCGCTATGGTGCAGAAACTCTGGTAGGGTTTATTGAGCGATTTGGCAATCTCCGATTTACGCTCGCGTTAGTTGAGGTTGCAGCCTATTCTCTTCCAGATCAGTCTACGCTGCTACAACCGAGGATTCTCGCAAAAACCGAATTGCTAACTCGTACAGTATTTGTTGGGCAAACAACTGATTCAATCGGAACTTCCGATGAGACGACGGAAGTTCCAGTTGACCCAATTCGTGCAAAACAAAGTCAGGAAACAGCAGACTGGCTAGAGAACTTTTGGGGAGAGTTTCTGCAGATCTTGCAACTTGATGATATGCAGCAACCCAGACCTACCAAGTGCAGATCTACAAATGTCGCATTTCATCAGCCACCAGGTCGATGTCGTGCATGGATCAGTACCTATCTAGCACGATCCTCCAATGAAGGAGGTGTGTTTCTGACCTTCTCACGTGATTTTTCTCCTGCTCGTGAAATTTATGAGGCTCTTTATAGCCAACGAGAAGAAATCGAGCGCATAGTTCCGGGCATCACATGGCAAATCGAAGGCAATAACAAAGTATGGATTGCTACACCTAAGGTTTCTTTAGGCGACCTTGACGATCCCTCAAATCGGGATCTAGTCCTTGAGCAACTCTCAGTTTTCACAAACCAAATGGTAAATGCTTTCCGAAATCGACTAGAGCAAATGGCTAGAGAGCGGAATCTTCTATAATCTTGCAATTATTTGCCACAAAGTCTAGTTTCGAGTAGATAAGCGGGCCTTTTCCTTTTGAACAGCCCTTTGAAATAAGATAATGCAGACTACTTCACATAATCCTGTGACTGTCTGCAATGTCTTATTCTAGCCATCAATAACAGAACTTAACAGGTAGATCGTAAATGCTTAGTAAGCTTTTATTAACGATCTCACCAAATCAATCCCCACTTGGTTTTCAGCCGCTGTAGTTCTCCTGAATCCGTTAACTCATTTAGGGCTTTTTGCCATTGTTGCCGTTGCTGGGGTGTCCAGTCTTTAGTGACCGCCATCCAAGTTTCATATTGGGCGACTGGGTAGCTCATGTAAACCGATTCTCTCGTCAGCGATAGGGTTTTAAGCGCGTTCATGGCGGCTAGGTTGGTAGCTAGCCAAACATCTATTCTGCCGGCGATTAGCTTTTTTGCATTGGTGACTTCGTCTTGCGATACATCGATTTGTTTCAGTTCTGCTTTGGTGGCGATTTGTTCGCCAATAGATCCTTTGGCGACGCCAACGGAGAAGTTCTTTGCATCAGCTAAGTTTTTGGGGCGTTTGGTGGTAGTGGTTAGGCTAATTAGTACATAGGGTTGTTCGAAAACTTTATTTAACCAGATGCCAAGTTTTTCTCGTTCTGGTGTTCTGGCGATAAAGGTAACAATCTCTGGCGTTGTGTCCATGTAAAGCAAAATGCGGGGTAGGGGGACGACTTCGCCTTTTAGTTTTAAGCCTAGTTGTTTGTTGATTGCTTCTAGTAGATCTGCGTCAAACCCTTTAACTTCTCCATTTTCTTCATAGGCAAAAGGCCGAATCGCAGGGAGTAATACTCTAGGCGCTGCATACGCTTCTAAGATGGGTAGGCAGCAAATGAAACCCGCTAATAGTAGGGATAGGGTCTTCAATTAACTTCTTCTATAAAGTGGGGGAAGGTGTCTTATGTCCCTTTCAGTATAGGAAAACCCTGCATAAATGCGAGGTGATTATTTGCTGTATCTAGAGTTCTCTATTTTAAAACTTACCCGTTGTGGGTGGTTTTGCGAGACCACATATTCGATTGGCTTGCCTGCTTGGTCCACGATGATGCCTCGGTAGGTAAGGGCAAGGCTATTGGCTGGTAGGCCAAGGTGGGTTGCGTCTTCATCGGACAATTCTGTACAGACAATTTCGCCAGTATCTCCTCCTTGAATAAAACCGTACTGCGTAAATAAGAGTTGGTATAAAGAGGAGGCCGCCGCAATAGATTCTTCTGTGATGCCTGGCAGAAGTTGGCTAGGGAAATAACTGGTTTCAATGCAAAATGGTTTGTCATCTACCGTTCTTAAGCGTTTGATCACCACTAATTCTGCTTCTTTGGCGATGTGAAGTTGCTGATTAATGAATGGGTTGGCCGCTTGGTGCTGAAAGCTGAGTAGCCGACTTCCCGCTTTGCTGCCCGAAATTTCTAGCATACGAGAAAGGCTTTGCGGGTGGCTCATCGAGCGGCTAACTTCGATTGGGGTAACAAACGTGCCTCGGTTGCTTCTGCGTTCTAACCGGCCTTCTTCAATCAGTTGTTCTATTGCTTTTCGTAATGTCATCCGGCTGATTTGAAGAAAACTGGCTAAATCTCTTTCTGCTGGAATCTGGTTGCCTGGTGCATATTCTGGTGTTTGTAAAAGCTGTAGCAGGGCTTGTTTAGCCTTTTGGGACACGCGCTTTTCTTCTCGGATGATGGGGTTGATGGTCATTTTTATGGTCTAGTAATTTATTTATGTATTACTTTAAATATACTTTATAAGTAATTGAAATAAAATGTTTATCTATTTATATGTTTTGCAAGTTAGTTAGACCATTACCGTGGTTTCTCTGTATTTTTAGTCTAACCTTTGATTGCAAAAACGGTAACTGATATAACGTTTTCTGTGGTCTAAATGATGGTCTAAACAATACAGGAAATTTGGGGCGTATATGCAGATAGATAAAGCAAAATTTGTGTCTTCCTTGTCTGGTGCCGTAGATGGTTTATCTGCTGCGGCTGCTTTTGGTAGGGAGATAGCTAAAGACATCGATCGGATTTACTTCGTTTCTTGCGGCGCGCCAAACCGTACCATGTTAGGTCTACAGTATTGGATAGAGGCCATTAGCCCAAGCATTGAAGTACGCCGTTATTTCCCTGCAGAATTTATGGATATGAATCCGCCACGGATGAACGAGCGTACCTTGGTGGTATTGGCATCTAAATCTGGTACGACGAAAGAAACATTAGCAGCAGCGAATTTTGTGAAAGACAAACCATGCAAAACGGTAGCGGTAACCCAGCATGCAGATTTACCACTTGCTCAGTTGGTAGACCATGTGTTTTTTACGGGGAAAACCAATGATGCTTACTTTGGCTGCTTTATGCTGCTGCAAGCATTGGTTGGAGGGGTATTGGCAGAAAAAGATCAGTGGCCATTGTTAGATAAGCTGGTTGTTTCTTTAGCCAATTTACCAACCGTGTTAGCTGATGCTGCCATTGCTAGTTCAGACAGAGGTTTGAAAGAGGCCAGTGCTTTTCTGAATGACCAAATCTTGTATCACCTAGGATCTGGCCCGATGTTTACGGCGGCTTATGTACACGGGACGTGTGTGTTGGCAGAAAGCCAGTGGTTACATAGCCACGCTTTAGAGGCGGCAGAGTTCTTTCATGGGCCATTCGAGATAATTGATGAAACCACACCGTTAATGCTGTATTTGGGTGAAGACCCATCTCGCCCACAAATGGAACGTGTGGTTACCTTTTGCCAAAAATACACAAGCCGTTTAATGATCTATGATTCAAAAGACTTCCCTATGGAAGGGATTGCACCCGAAATCCGCGCAATTGTTGCTCCGTATGTAGTGGGGATTGCCGCAGAGCAATTTGCCTATCATTTATCGGTATTAAAAAACCAACCGCTCACCACACGCCGCTATATGTGGAAAACGGAGTATTAAGATGAATAGTATTTTAGGTTTGGGGGATAACACATTTGATGTGTACT
This genomic interval from Leeia speluncae contains the following:
- a CDS encoding glycosyltransferase family 9 protein, coding for MIELLEQQRLTLRQNKDSLTAQALLDRRDQVWLPYDRVAAKQQASEFRLLSTSVKINNAHLQRFRLDYSKIHNLLIINGMGITLGDSIIGMSVLMWLLDTYPHLHITLWRSSFTPSYVEALYINRSNRLHIKHLPCPANRISDFDASIDLSDFMFRPDFDNLAMIDFFLESLGLDPFMMPVSEKANTWLSRAFSFNNHEVPYVLFCPRSCAKLRSIPEAFHFEIIDQIWKKYGIPIKGFSNAKHPQFTDLSNDSRTLNDYAKHISNATCVITTDSASVHLAAGFHIPTIAYFVSIKAVKRTRDYPMCSSINLDQLNMLDGLHTTDDPDLLNYACSLWEGIQLP
- a CDS encoding substrate-binding periplasmic protein codes for the protein MKTLSLLLAGFICCLPILEAYAAPRVLLPAIRPFAYEENGEVKGFDADLLEAINKQLGLKLKGEVVPLPRILLYMDTTPEIVTFIARTPEREKLGIWLNKVFEQPYVLISLTTTTKRPKNLADAKNFSVGVAKGSIGEQIATKAELKQIDVSQDEVTNAKKLIAGRIDVWLATNLAAMNALKTLSLTRESVYMSYPVAQYETWMAVTKDWTPQQRQQWQKALNELTDSGELQRLKTKWGLIW
- a CDS encoding GntR family transcriptional regulator codes for the protein MTINPIIREEKRVSQKAKQALLQLLQTPEYAPGNQIPAERDLASFLQISRMTLRKAIEQLIEEGRLERRSNRGTFVTPIEVSRSMSHPQSLSRMLEISGSKAGSRLLSFQHQAANPFINQQLHIAKEAELVVIKRLRTVDDKPFCIETSYFPSQLLPGITEESIAAASSLYQLLFTQYGFIQGGDTGEIVCTELSDEDATHLGLPANSLALTYRGIIVDQAGKPIEYVVSQNHPQRVSFKIENSRYSK
- a CDS encoding SIS domain-containing protein — translated: MQIDKAKFVSSLSGAVDGLSAAAAFGREIAKDIDRIYFVSCGAPNRTMLGLQYWIEAISPSIEVRRYFPAEFMDMNPPRMNERTLVVLASKSGTTKETLAAANFVKDKPCKTVAVTQHADLPLAQLVDHVFFTGKTNDAYFGCFMLLQALVGGVLAEKDQWPLLDKLVVSLANLPTVLADAAIASSDRGLKEASAFLNDQILYHLGSGPMFTAAYVHGTCVLAESQWLHSHALEAAEFFHGPFEIIDETTPLMLYLGEDPSRPQMERVVTFCQKYTSRLMIYDSKDFPMEGIAPEIRAIVAPYVVGIAAEQFAYHLSVLKNQPLTTRRYMWKTEY